The Helianthus annuus cultivar XRQ/B chromosome 16, HanXRQr2.0-SUNRISE, whole genome shotgun sequence genome includes a window with the following:
- the LOC110916974 gene encoding uncharacterized protein LOC110916974, giving the protein MSFYKSMSALTRDFLVIPLHFSKIWLSSAVGDNMVVIKSINEKVWNVNFSKNNGTFAFTEGWSKVVCDLSLSDGCILLFKQVNPYNYILTPFFKETPYPLCDPGISLFLSISSLPNRNYIESFCHVFNDQSVNTLLLPTFVVKNTIGVGKLRRPMKVHLNSWDSLDVSVEKDSDSKCYFFTNGWNNIVQHLGVRTQNLVVLRYIFDYNFQLTLFDVNGYEVVIPRLALKFNSDPGFPSSTPLVNNVDDFHRDDDIKSELDPEVDVLIEPSDADESVGGSSDSDISVDDDFDDDDFEDSTSESDDDKKDPDYQPLEFEWEYHPRHFRLNSKVASLARVDVSGKMTVQNLAGVDTVITFRPEVHGGGFRYVANAWRTKFTKPNGINAPHRCTFVYSPDEDKLILKKVSK; this is encoded by the exons ATGTCTTTTTACAAGTCAATGTCTGCACTTACCAGAGATTTTTTG GTTATTCCTCTTCATTTTTCAAAGATATGGTTATCTTCTGCTGTTGGTGATAATATGGTAGTCATAAAGAGTATCAACGAAAAGGTGTGGAATGTTAATTTCTCCAAGAACAATGGTACCTTTGCCTTTACAGAAGGATGGTCAAAGGTTGTATGTGACCTTTCTTTATCTGATGGTTGTATACTTCTTTTCAAGCAAGTTAATCCGTATAATTATATACTCACACCTTTTTTCAAGGAAACACCTTATCCACTATGTGATCCAGGCATCTCTTTGTTTCTATCCATCTCATCTTTGCCGAATAGGAATTACATAGAGTCGTTCTGTCATGTTTTCAATGATCAAAGTGTTAATACACTG cttCTTCCTACGTTTGTTGTTAAAAACACTATTGGTGTTGGTAAACTTAGAAGACCAATGAAGGTTCATCTAAATTCATGGGACTCTTTAGATGTTTCTGTAGAGAAAGATTCTGATAGCAAATGTTACTTTTTTACCAATGGTTGGAACAACATTGTGCAACATCTAGGGGTTCGTACTCAAAATCTGGTTGTTTTACGCTATATCTTTGATTACAACTTTCAGTTGACATTGTTTGATGTGAATGGATATGAGGTTGTTATCCCTAGGCTTGCTTTAAAGTTTAATTCTGATCCTGGATTTCCATCTTCAACTCCGTTGGTAAACAATGTTGATGATTTTCATCGTGATGATGATATAAAATCTGAACTTGATCCGGAGGTAGATGTTTTAATTGAGCCATCTGATGCTGATGAATCCGTTGGTGGTAGTTCTGACAGTGATATATCGGTTGATGATGATTTcgatgatgatgactttgaagaTTCTACctctgaatctgatgatgacAAAAAGGACCCCGATTATCAGCCTTTAGAATTTGAATGGGAGTATCATCCACGTCATTTC CGACTGAATAGCAAAGTTGCAAGTCTAGCTCGTGTTGATGTATCTGGGAAGATGACAGTTCAAAATCTGGCTGGCGTTGATACTGTTATTACTTTTCGACCAGAGGTACATGGTGGAGGATTCAGATATGTTGCGAATGCATGGCGTACCAAGTTCACAAAGCCTAATGGGATCAATGCACCTCATAGATGCACTTTTGTATACTCTCCTGATGAAGATAAGTTGATTTTGAAGAAAGTTTCGAAGTAG